From the Hylaeus volcanicus isolate JK05 chromosome 4, UHH_iyHylVolc1.0_haploid, whole genome shotgun sequence genome, one window contains:
- the LOC128875115 gene encoding midasin-like encodes MLLQSLKTFVERKETYAQKLASYRNYKELDKNDCERIVDILCEFLMDLECTDDVAECFPQLLPALVSASISIDKVSFNDGDGLHKLNSVILGKLGSKNRDLLTFILQYFDTNPAPFESIEDDYKPSLKRHNRRKITTFPEVSDHDLVTACYDILCSAPIHFIYTWNWSKFYKYLTFSDEYVRWMAMNCIAVVLGLSESCYLSHMNDFLSKNQQFSIKCKEVSQNNITSAETEELDQLFNGLSSVISIGGVLLPVFKKLKHKNKLNLVSVPSTRRNLQNLAFAVSSNKCVCLQGAVGSGKTALVEFLAQATGHDTQNFAKVQLGDQTDSKMLLGMYRCTDIPGEFLWQPGILTEAVLSGKWLLLEDIDCAPTDVISIIGHLMESKTLSVPGYRDCVHVKSGFQLFVTMRLASGGGQKPLKVSIPFQKDWSCVNVESLSKDELVTIVQTLFPVLHTVATRMIDVFLLFSVGNHKDDIVNSVRNARQISTRDLIKWCSRAVVDFNVSSPVSALKIFQDALDVFCYSVPNCVQRLNLAISVAHKLGIVKTKAEYFCEMHKPSLNLHKESLMVGRAKLEIKKSERVQMQPRSSNFSYTRTSVCLLERIASCVMQKEPVLLVGETGTGKTSCIQYLAQITGHKLIVINMNQQSESTDLLGGYKPVDFKLFVFPIREEFEILFRSYFAIEPNQKFLSHIGHCFEQRRWKTLTSLMIQSTSAALKRLRTNSRNRDAVELLKKWEKIAQKLEKLQTQVQSQYSLAFSFVEGGLVKALKNGDWVLLDEINLATAETLECLSGLLEGSCGSLSLIERGDKEPIKRHSDFVIFACMNPATDVGKKDLPVGLRNRFTEFFVDEISEKSDLQLLTSSYLKDLNLPPEKIESIVKFYLNIKKEAETNLLDGTGHKPHYSLRTLCRALSVSAQNPCGNVLRSLYEAFCLSFLTQLDSNSYPLVQRMIVKAILGDKTASAILGTPIPRPHNVFTEHFTSFEGYWIPKGDLKPQIPENYVLTETVKQNLKDLVRVVSIGKMPVLLQGDTSVGKTSLITYLAKASGHICVRINNHEHTDLQEYVGTYVADSTGKLVFKEGILVDAMRKGYWIILDELNLAPSDVLEALNRVLDDNRELYIPETQQLVKAHDSFMLFATQNPPGLYGGRKVLSRAFRNRFVELHFDEIPPKELQIILHKRCKMPETYCKQVINVMTELQVRRKSTATFAGKKGFITLRDLFRWAERYHLAPETKGTLYDWSQHLADEGYLVLSSKVRHPEECSEIIQVLKKHLKRNVDPNSLFSLSEKTSPVTKPILESLLSKKVTGFEHVVWTYQMRKMAVLLTKACDFKEPVLLIGETGGGKTTVCQLLSVIKQQELSIVNCHMHTEASDFLGSLRPVREHKESQKLFEWVDGPLVKAMKNGGFFVVDEISLADDSVLERLNSLLEPERKLLIAEKPSTEKNATVTANKDFIFVGTMNPGGDYGKKELSPALRNRFTEIWCEGSVSLDDLRSIMVHNLRDKFKESVSTAIIEFLKWLQRTEIGKKLIASVRDVLTWVNFVNCCQGLEIGDAFFHGAALSYIDGLGAGLTATENSKKFKHFKDSALRFIEYQVQNTLKSKLLLSCEKSDVEYYEDKFGMPPFYVKKGDEQIPDDLGFTFKSPMTRINSLKILRALQLKKPIILEGSPGVGKTSLVSALARASGHRLLRLNLSDQTDISDLFGADLPVEGGKLGEFSWRDGPFLRALKNGDWILLDELNLASQSVLEGLNACLDHRGEIFIPELGMTFVVKAGTRLFGCQNPLRQGGARRGLPKSFLNRFTQVFVDIFKQDDLKFILKAQFPKLPEELLNKMIMFNEKLSSEVGITWAHSGSPWEMNLRDVTRWCEITMEAFERNSSKTFNPGKGAQLLYVDRMRTKEDKVKVIEIYDTIFSLNDYPLPDQKFPIHLTKEKVFLGDEILDRSDSAVYEDDDLLLLREQKTTLKGLAQCVNMNWMAILIGESGSGKSSLVRLLANLTGQKLKSVVVHSAMDTTEILGGFEQITRRAKITCMLVNIDKLDHIKRFKLLSQELSGIATKIVFQYFLTHFGVSMPHMCIAWQMTIPPENRTGRTIFFKME; translated from the exons atgcTTCTACAAAGTTTAAAGACTTTTGttgaaagaaaggaaactTACGCACAGAAACTTGCGTCCTATAGAAATTATaag GAGCTGGACAAGAATGATTGCGAAAGAATTGTAGATATTTTGTGTGAGTTTTTAATGGATCTAGAATGTACAGACGATGTCGCAGAATGTTTTCCACAATTACTACCTGCATTAGTTTCTGCAAGTATTTCTATAGACAAGGTCTCCTTTAATGATGGAGATGGACTTCATAAGTTAAACTCTGTCATTCTGGGAAAACTTGGTAGCAAGAACCGTGATCTATTGac attcattctacaatattttgaTACAAATCCAGCACCATTTGAATCCATAGAAGATGACTATAAGCCTTCTTTAAAGCGGcataatagaagaaaaataacaacCTTTCCTGAAGTTTCTGATCATGATCTAGTAACAGCTTGCTATGACATTCTATGCAGTGCAccaatacattttatttatacatggAATTGGtccaaattttacaaatatttaacatttagtGATGAATATGTTAGATg gATGGCAATGAATTGTATTGCTGTTGTACTAGGATTGTCAGAGTCTTGCTATTTATCTCATATGAATGATTTCCTTTCAAAGaatcaacaattttctattaagTGCAAAGAAGTTAGTCAAAACAATATAACATCTGCAGAAACCGAAGAACTAGATCAATTGTTTAATGGTCTATCATCAGTAATATCTATCGGAGGAGTTCTGCTACCagtttttaagaaattgaaacacaaaaataaattgaatttagttTCGGTACCATCTACAcgaagaaatttacaaaatttagcTTTTGCGGTATCTTCTAACAAATGTGTATGTTTACAAGGTGCCGTTGGTTCTGGAAAGACTGCATTAGTAGAATTCTTAGCACAGGCAACAGGCCATGATACCCAAAATTTTGCAAAGGTGCAGTTAGGTGATCAAACAGATTCTAAAATGTTATTGGGAATGTATAGATGTACTGATATTCCTGGAGAATTTCTGTGGCAACCTGGAATTTTAACAGAAGCCGTGTTGTCTGGCAAGTGGTTACTTTTGGAAGACATTGATTGTGCTCCAACAGATGTTATCAGTATTATTGGACATCTCATGGAAAGTAAAACATTGTCGGTTCCAGGGTACAGAGATTGTGTACATGTAAAAAGTGGATTTCAGTTATTTGTTACTATGAGATTAGCATCAGGAGGGGGACAGAAGCCACTCAAAGTGTCTATACCATTCCAGAAAGATTGGTCTTGCGTTAATGTGGAATCTTTATCCAAAGATGAACTTGTAACAATTGTTCAAACTTTATTTCCAGTGTTACATACAGTGGCCACAAGAATGATTGatgtatttttgttgttttctgTTGGTAATCACAAAGATGATATTGTGAATAGCGTAAGGAATGCTAGGCAAATCTCTACAAGGGATTTGATTAAATGGTGTTCTAGGGCTGTTGTTGACTTCAATGTATCATCACCTGTATCTGCACTGAAGATTTTTCAAGATGCTTTGGATGTTTTTTGTTATTCTGTGCCTAATTGCG TGCAACGATTAAATTTGGCAATATCAGTAGCACATAAGTTAGgtattgtaaaaacaaaagcagaatatttctgtgaaatgCACAAACCATCGCTAAATCTTCATAAGGAAAGTCTTATGGTTGGCAGAGCAAAGTTAGAGATAAAAAAATCTGAACGTGTACAAATGCAGCCAAGAAGCTCGAACTTTTCTTATACTAGAACATCTGTATGTCTTTTAGAACGAATAGCTAGCTGTGTTATGCAAAAAGAACCTGTTCTTCTAGTCGGTGAGACAGGAACAGGGAAGACGAGTTGTATTCAATATCTTGCACAGATAACAGGCCATAAACTGatagtaataaatatgaatcaaCAAAGCGAAAGTACTGATTTACTCGGTGGTTATAAACCAGTTGATTTCAAGCTTTTTGTTTTTCCAATTCGCGAagagtttgaaattttatttcgatcctATTTCGCGATCGAACCAAATCAGAAATTTCTGAGTCACATTGGTCATTGTTTTGAGCAAAGAAGGTGGAAAACACTGACTAGTTTAATGATTCAGAGTACTAGTGCAGCGTTAAAAAGATTAAGAACAAATTCAAGAAATCGGGATGCAGTGGAGCTTTTAAAGAAATGGGAAAAAATAGCACAGAAATTGGAGAAACTTCAGACTCAAGTGCAAAGTCAGTATTCGTTAGCATTTTCTTTTGTGGAAGGTGGTCTAGTGAAGGCATTGAAAAATGGAGATTGGGTTTTATTGGATGAGATCAACTTGGCTACTGCAGAAACATTGGAGTGTCTTTCTGGACTGTTGGAGGGATCTTGTGGATCATTATCTTTGATAGAGCGTGGAGACAAAGAACCAATTAAAAGGCATtcagattttgtaatttttgcgTGTATGAATCCTGCAACAGATGTTGGAAAGAAAGATCTTCCTGTAGGGCTCAGGAATAGATTTACTGAATttttcgtcgacgaaattTCAGAGAAATCAGATTTGCAACTTCTAACAAGCTCCTACTTAAAAGATTTAAATCTTCCACCAGAGAAAATTGAGAGTATtgttaagttttatttaaatatcaaaaaagaAGCTGAAACTAATCTTCTTGATGGAACTGGTCATAAACCGCACTATAGTTTACGAACGCTATGTCGGGCTCTCAGTGTATCCGCACAAAATCCTTGTGGAAATGTATTGAGGTCTTTATATGAAGcattttgtttaagttttcTAACGCAATTGGATAGTAATTCTTATCCATTAGTACAAAGAATGATTGTGAAGGCTATCTTGGGTGATAAAACTGCAAGTGCAATTCTTGGAACGCCAATCCCAAGGCCGCATAATGTATTTACTGAACACTTTACATCCTTTGAAGGATACTGGATTCCTAAAGGTGATCTCAAGCCACAAATACCAGAAAATTACGTACTTACAGAAAcggtgaaacaaaatttaaaagatttagTACGAGTAGTTTCCATTGGAAAAATGCCTGTTCTGTTACAAGGTGATACTTCTGTTGGGAAGACTAGTTTAATAACATATTTGGCCAAAGCCTCTGGACATATCTGTGTTAGAATCAATAATCATGAACACACCGATCTGCAGGAGTATGTTGGTACTTATGTAGCCGATTCTACTGGAAAGTTAGTTTTTAAAGAGGGTATTCTAGTAGATGCGATGCGTAAAGGATATTGGATAATCTTGGACGAGTTAAATTTGGCACCCAGTGATGTTTTAGAGGCTTTAAACAGAGTTCTTGATGACAATAGAGAACTATACATTCCAGAAACCCAACAATTGGTTAAAGCACATGACAGTTTCATGCTCTTTGCTACTCAGAATCCTCCAGGATTATACGGTGGAAGAAAGGTACTTTCACGGGCATTTAGGAACAGATTCGTTGAACTACACTTTGATGAGATACCACCGAAAGAgcttcaaataatattacacaaaAGATGTAAGATGCCAGAAACATATTGCAAACAAGTAATTAATGTGATGACAGAACTTCAAGTTCGAAGAAAGAGCACCGCCACGTTTGCTGGAAAGAAAGGATTTATAACGCTTAGAGACCTATTTCGTTGGGCTGAGAGATATCATCTTGCACCTGAGACTAAAGGTACTCTTTACGATTGGAGTCAACACTTAGCTGATGAAGGGTATTTAGTCTTGTCTTCGAAGGTCCGTCATCCAGAAGAATGTTCAGAAATTATACAGGTTTTGAAAAAACACCTAAAAAGAAACGTCGATCCAAATTCTCTATTTTCACTTTCCGAGAAGACTTCACCTGTGACAAAACCAATTTTGGAATCTCTTCTGTCGAAGAAGGTTACAGGATTTGAGCACGTAGTCTGGACATATCAGATGCGCAAAATGGCAGTACTTCTTACAAAAGCTTGTGATTTCAAAGAGCCAGTTCTGTTGATTGGCGAGACAGGAGGTGGCAAGACCACAGTTTGTCAACTTTTGTCAGTGATCAAACAACAAGAGCTCAGTATTGTTAATTGTCACATGCATACAGAAGCTTCCGATTTTCTTGGAAGTCTCCGTCCTGTTAGGGAGCATAAAGAAAGTCAGAAACTATTCGAATGGGTGGATGGCCCTTTAGTGAAAGCCATGAAAAATGGTGGCTTCTTTGTTGTAGATGAAATCTCATTAGCTGATGATAGTGTTCTTGAACGATTAAACTCTCTTTTAG AACCTGAACGTAAACTTTTGATTGCTGAAAAACCGTCAACTGAAAAAAACGCAACAGTTACTGCAAATAAAGATTTTATCTTTGTTGGGACAATGAATCCTGGTGGCGATTATGGCAAAAAGGAACTTTCGCCAGCCCTTAGAAATAGGTTTACTGAAATTTGGTGTGAAGGCAGCGTTTCATTAGATGATCTCAGATCTATTATGGTACACAATCTACGcgataaattcaaagaaagtGTTTCCACAGCAATAATAGAATTCCTTAAATGGCTACAAAGAACAGAAATAGGGAAGAAGCTTATCGCGAGCGTTAGAGATGTGCTTACGTGggtgaattttgttaattgttGCCAAGGATTAGAAATAGGAGATGCTTTCTTCCATGGTGCAGCGTTAAGCTATATTGACGGGCTTGGAGCTGGTTTGACTGCCACAGAAAA TTCAAAGAAGTTTAAGCATTTCAAGGATTCTGCATTGAGGTTCATTGAATATCAAGtacaaaatacattaaagTCCAAGCTGTTGTTGAGCTGCGAGAAGTCTGATGTTGAATATTATGAGGACAAATTTGGAATGCCTCcgttttatgtgaaaaaagGCGATGAGCAAATTCCAGATGACCTAGGATTCACTTTTAAGAGTCCAATGACCAGAATaaattccttaaaaatattgcgtgctttgcaattaaaaaaaccaaTTATATTGGAAGGTAGTCCAGGAGTTGGGAAAACTAGCTTGGTTTCTGCACTTGCGAGAGCTTCCGGACACCGTCTTCTTAGGCTGAATCTCAGTGATCAAACG GATATTTCGGATTTGTTTGGAGCTGATTTGCCAGTTGAGGGTGGAAAACTTGGTGAATTTTCTTGGAGAGACGGTCCTTTCCTAAGAGCCCTAAAAAATGGGGATTGGATTCTTCTCGACGAATTAAACCTTGCTTCGCAGTCAGTTCTCGAAGGACTAAATGCTTGCCTTGATCACCGTggcgaaatatttattccagaATTAGGAATGACTTTCGTTGTGAAAGCAGGAACTCGATTATTTGGTTGTCAGAATCCTCTCCGTCAAGGTGGAGCTAGAAGAGGGCTTCCGAAGTCATTTTTGAATCGTTTTACTCAG gTTTTCgtggatatttttaaacaagacgatttaaaattcattttaaaagcCCAATTTCCAAAGTTGCCAGAAGAGTTActgaataaaatgattatgttTAACGAAAAGTTAAGTTCTGAAGTGGGAATTACATGGGCACATTCGGGATCTCCTTGGGAGATGAACCTCAGGGATGTTACCAGATGGTGTGAAATAACCATGGAAGCTTTCGAACGGAACTCatcaaaaacatttaatcCTGGAAAAGGAGCTCAATTACTTTACGTTGACAGAATGAGAACAAAAGAAGATAAAGTTAAG GTGATTGAGATATATGACACAATATTCTCATTGAACGATTATCCTTTGCCAGACCAGAAATTTCCAATTCATTTGACGAAAGAAAAGGTTTTCTTAGGGGATGAAATATTAGATCGGAGTGATTCTGCGGTGTACGAGGATGACGATTTGCTGCTTCTCAGAGAACAGAAAACTACCCTCAAAGGCCTCGCACAGTGTGTTAACATGAACTGGATGGCGATTCTT ATTGGGGAATCCGGAAGTGGAAAAAGCAGTCTTGTGCGCCTTCTTGCAAATTTGACTGGTCAGAAGCTGAAATCAGTCGTAGTACATTCTGCGATGGacactacagaaattttaggCGGCTTCGAACAG